A genomic window from Silene latifolia isolate original U9 population chromosome Y, ASM4854445v1, whole genome shotgun sequence includes:
- the LOC141629055 gene encoding serine/threonine-protein kinase STY46-like — translation MWAAKGEEKGRGRGGPEQRAKACQENSERLKGEGHGGEAWAQTVVARGGGGCARPSLHHPPIYGSSQNPEVHGISSIPEDKDSFKNNSTSSSSRAMHEITFSTLDKPKLLMQLTSLLSEMSLNILEAHAFSTADGYSLDVFVVDGWPHEVWSCSSLHRNGRLDGYWMAL, via the exons ATGTGGGCGGCGAAGGGAGAGGAGAAGGGGAGGGGGAGGGGTGGGCCTGAACAGAGAGCGAAGGCGTGCCAGGAGAACTCCGAGAGGTTGAAGGGAGAGGGACATGGTGGCGAAGCGTGGGCGCAGACTGTGGTGGCTCGGGGGGGAGGTGGTTG TGCTAGACCCAGCCTGCATCATCCACCAATCTATGGCTCGTCACAAAACCCTGAGGTTCATGGCATAAGTTCCATTCCAGAAGACAAAGATAGCTTTAAAAACAACTCTACCTCATCATCCTCAAG GGCAATGCATGAAATCACCTTTTCCACCCTTGACAAGCCAAAACTCTTAATGCAG CTGACTTCACTTCTGTCTGAGATGAGCTTGAACATTCTAGAGGCTCATGCCTTTTCCACGGCTGATGGCTACTCATTAGATGTTTTCGTTGTTGATGGCTGGCCTCATGAGGTATGGTCCTGTTCATCTCTTCATAGGAATGGCAGACTGGATGGTTATTGGATGGCTTTGTGA